Proteins co-encoded in one Pseudophryne corroboree isolate aPseCor3 chromosome 1, aPseCor3.hap2, whole genome shotgun sequence genomic window:
- the ABCE1 gene encoding ATP-binding cassette sub-family E member 1: MADKLTRIAIVNHDKCKPKKCRQECKKSCPVVRMGKLCIEVTPQSKIVWISETLCIGCGICIKKCPFGALSIVNLPSNLEKETTHRYCANAFKLHRLPTPRPGEVLGLVGTNGIGKSTALKILAGKQKPNLGKYDDPPDWQEILTYFRGSELQNYFTKILEDDLKAIIKPQYVDQIPKAAKGPVGTILDRKDETRTQTIVCQQLDLTHLRDRNVEDLSGGELQRFACAVVCIQKADIFMFDEPSSYLDVKQRLKAAITIRSLIDPDRYIIVVEHDLSVLDYLSDFICCLYGVPSAYGVVTMPFSVREGINIFLDGYVPTENLRFRDSSLVFKVAETATEEEVKKMCMYKYPSMRKRLGEFQLRIVAGEFTDSEIMVMLGENGTGKTTFIRMLAGRLKPDEGGDVPVLNVSYKPQKISPKSTGSVRQLLHEKIRDAYTHPQFVTDVMKPMQIENIIDQEVQTLSGGELQRVALALCLGKPADVYLIDEPSAYLDSEQRLMAARVVKRFILHAKKTAFIVEHDFIMATYLADRVIVFDGNPSRDTVANSPQTLLAGMNKFLSQLEITFRRDPNNYRPRINKHNSIKDVDQKKSGNYFFLDD, translated from the exons ATGGCAGACAAGCTAACAAGAATAGCCATTGTTAATCATGACAAATGTAAGCCAAAGAAATGCCGCCAAGAGTGCAAAAAGAGTTGCCCTGTTGTCAGAATGG GAAAACTGTGCATTGAAGTCACTCCCCAGAGTAAGATAGTATGGATTTCCGAAACTCTCTGTATTGGGTGCGGTATCTGTATCAAG aaATGTCCTTTTGGAGCCTTGTCTATTGTCAACCTGCCAAGCAACCTGGAGAAAGAGACCACTCACCGATATTGTGCAAATGCCTTTAAGCTTCACAG GTTGCCTACTCCTCGACCTGGTGAGGTGCTTGGATTGGTTGGCACCAATGGTATTGGAAAGTCAACCGCATTGAAAATTCTGGCTGGAAAACAAAAACCTAACCTTGGGAAGTATGAT GATCCCCCTGATTGGCAGGAAATCCTGACTTACTTTAGAGGGTCAGAGTTGCAGAATTACTTCACCAAGATTCTGGAGGATGACTTGAAGGCCATCATTAAGCCCCAATATGTGGACCAAATTCCAAAAGCTGCAAAG GGCCCAGTTGGGACCATCTTGGATCGAAAGGATGAAACAAGGACCCAGACTATTGTTTGTCAACAGCTTG atcTGACTCACCTAAGAGATCGAAATGTGGAGGACCTTTCCGGAGGAGAGCTTCAGCGATTTGCTTGTGCTGTTGTTTGTATCCAAAAAGCAGACAT CTTCATGTTTGATGAACCATCTAGTTACTTAGATGTAAAGCAACGTCTTAAGGCTGCCATTACCATCCGATCGCTGATTGACCCTGACCG ttACATCATTGTTGTAGAGCATGATCTGAGCGTCCTAGATTACCTTTCGGATTTCATTTGCTGCTTGTACGGTGTTCCAAGTGCTTATGGTGTGGTCACCATGCCTTTCAGTGTACGAGAAG GCATCAACATCTTCTTGGATGGCTATGTTCCCACTGAAAATTTAAGAttcagagactcctccttggtgttTAAGGTGGCTGAAACGGCCACGGAAGAGGAAGTTAAAAAGATGTGCATGTATAAGTATCCATCTATGAGGAAGCGGTTGGGGGAGTTCCAGCTGCGCATTGTTGCTGGCGAGTTCACAGACTCTGAAATCATGGTCATGTTGGGAGAGAATG GAACTGGTAAAACTACCTTTATCCGAATGTTGGCTGGAAGGCTGAAGCCAGATGAAGGAG GCGATGTTCCTGTTCTTAATGTGAGCTACAAACCACAGAAAATCAGTCCAAAATCAACA GGATCCGTTCGTCAGCTGCTGCATGAAAAGATCAGAGATGCCTACACACATCCACAGTTTGTCACAGATGTGATGAAACCAATGCAGATTGAAAATATTATTGATCAAGAG GTGCAGACATTGTCTGGAGGGGAGTTGCAGCGTGTGGCTTTGGCTCTGTGTCTGGGTAAACCGGCTGATGTGTACCTTATTGATGAGCCATCTGCATATCTGGATTCTGAACAGCGTCTCATGGCTGCCAGAGTCGTCAAGCG ATTCATTCTTCACGCTAAGAAGACTGCTTTTATTGTGGAGCACGATTTTATTATGGCCACCTACCTTGCTGACCGTGTAATCGTCTTTGATGGTAACCCTTCTAGGGATACAGTTGCAAACAG CCCTCAAACACTTCTAGCTGGTATGAACAAGTTTTTGTCTCAGCTGGAGATCACATTTAGGAGAGACCCCAACAACTACAGACCAAGAATAAACAAACATAATTCTATCAAG